One window from the genome of Schistocerca piceifrons isolate TAMUIC-IGC-003096 chromosome 1, iqSchPice1.1, whole genome shotgun sequence encodes:
- the LOC124788627 gene encoding nucleolysin TIAR → MSRPMSDESHPRTLYVGNLDASVSEDLLCALFSQIGPVKGCKIIREPGNDPYAFLEFTNHQGAATALAAMNKRLFLDKEMKVNWATSPGNQPKQDTSNHHHIFVGDLSPEIETHTLREAFAPFGEISNCRIVRDPQTLKSKGYAFVSFVKRAEAENAIAAMNGQWLGSRSIRTNWSTRKPPPPRNERPRHANNKLHTFDEVYNQSSPTNCTVYCGGFSSGITEELMQKTFSPFGTIQDIRVFKDKGYAFIRFSTKESAAHAIEAIHNTEINGQTVKCFWGKESGDPNHAQAGMGQPAAGGAQYPYTYGQQMGYWYPQSYQAAAQMQGQYLQGMQPGYPYGGGQFGYSQGYMTAGRMGVQLPTATWQGVPAQPPVPPQQMPQGTAMQQPGAGMVAYTMQQFPTQ, encoded by the coding sequence ATGTCAAGACCGATGAGTGACGAAAGTCATCCTCGGACCTTGTACGTCGGTAATCTGGACGCTTCCGTGTCAGAAGACCTGCTATGTGCCTTGTTCTCGCAGATCGGTCCCGTCAAAGGCTGCAAAATCATTCGTGAGCCCGGAAATGACCCTTACGCATTTCTGGAGTTTACGAATCATCAAGGGGCTGCTACAGCCCTTGCTGCTATGAACAAGAGGCTATTTCTGGACAAGGAAATGAAGGTAAACTGGGCGACATCTCCAGGTAATCAACCTAAACAAGACACTAGTAATCATCATCACATTTTTGTAGGGGATCTGAGTCCTGAAATTGAAACACACACACTTCGGGAAGCTTTCGCGCCATTTGGAGAAATCTCTAATTGCAGAATTGTTAGAGATCCGCAAACTTTAAAATCTAAAGGTTATgcgtttgtttcatttgtgaaaagAGCAGAAGCAGAAAATGCAATCGCGGCGATGAATGGTCAGTGGTTAGGAAGCCGCAGCATTAGAACAAATTGGTCTACAAGAAAACCTCCACCTCCTAGAAACGAAAGGCCGCGTCATGCGAATAATAAATTGCACACATTTGATGAAGTGTACAACCAGTCAAGTCCAACTAATTGTACAGTCTACTGTGGAGGTTTCAGTAGTGGTATAACAGAAGAACTCATGCAGAAAACTTTCTCACCATTTGGAACGATACAAGATATTAGAGTTTTCAAGGACAAGGGATATGCTTTCATCAGATTCTCAACTAAAGAATCAGCAGCACATGCCATTGAGGCCATTCACAATACAGAAATCAATGGTCAGACAGTTAAGTGTTTCTGGGGAAAGGAAAGTGGTGATCCAAATCATGCTCAGGCTGGAATGGGCCAGCCAGCAGCAGGTGGAGCACAGTATCCATATACTTATGGTCAGCAAATGGGTTATTGGTATCCACAGAGTTACCAAGCAGCTGCACAAATGCAGGGACAGTATCTTCAAGGAATGCAACCGGGTTATCCATATGGTGGTGGGCAGTTTGGCTATAGCCAAGGCTACATGACAGCAGGCAGAATGGGTGTGCAACTACCGACAGCTACTTGGCAGGGAGTTCCAGCTCAGCCACCAGTCCCTCCTCAGCAAATGCCTCAAGGAACTGCTATGCAACAGCCTGGAGCTGGCATGGTGGCATACACAATGCAGCAGTTCCCAACGCAGTGA